The uncultured Dysgonomonas sp. genome contains the following window.
TTCGATTTACAAATTGCCGTAACAAGGATACAACAGGCAGAAGCAAACCTCGGGATGGCTAAAGCCGCTTATTTCCCGGATGTCTCTTTAGTCGGGCAGGCAGAACATTCCAGATCAAGTAATGGTGTTGATGGTAAAGATGTTTTAGGCTATCACTCCACCACCTATACACTAGGCGTCAGTACTAGTTGGGAATTGGATGTCTGGGGAAAGCTAAATCGTCAGTCGAAGGCCAAATATGCACAGTTTCTCAACAGCCATGCTTATCATAACCTGATAAAGACATCGCTGGTTGCCAATATTGCTACTTCATACTATTCTCTTCTAGCCTTGGATGAACAGCTTAAAATAACAAAAGAGACTGTTATTTTGCTGGAAGAGAGTACAACCACGATGCAGGCGTTGATGGAGGCCGGTATGCTTAACGGAGCATCCGTCGAGCAAAGCAAATCATTATTATACAGCACCCGGGTTACCATACCTGACCTTGAAAGCCAGATCAGACAAATGGAAAACTCCATCAGTACATTATTGGGTCGTAAACCTGGTCATGTGGTACGTGCTACTATTTCAGATCAAATGATCGTTTCCCGGCTAGCTTATGGAGTACCTGCTCAGCTGTTGGCTAAACGTCCTGATGTACAGCAGGCTGAGTTAGGCTTCCGTTCAGCATTTGAACTGACTCATGCTGCCCGCGCCGCTTTCTATCCTTCCATAACCCTTACTTCCGGGATGATCGGTTACGGAGCAAACTCCCTGTCTAATTTCTTCAAACCTGAAAATATTTTTGCCAGTATAATAGGAGGATTGACGCAACCTATCTTTGCTAAAAAACAATTGACAGGTAATCTCAAAATAGCCAAGGCTCAACAACAAGAAGCTTTATTGACATTTGAGAAGACTGTACTATCTGCGGGTGAAGAGGTTTCGAACATATTATACAACTACGAATCATCAATCAGCAAGAATGAAATCAGGGAATCCCAGATTTCATCATTGAATAAGGCTGTTGATTTTACTCAAGAACTATTGAAGGCTGGAGAGGCTAATTATACTGAAGTTCTGACAGCCGAACAGAATCTTTTGCAGGCTCAATTAGGGCAAGTTAGTGATAAACTTGAACAGCTTCAATGCTCGGTAGATCTTTATAAGGCTCTTGGTGGAGGTATTCAATAATAAATAAAAGGATCGGTAAGTAAATGAGTATACTTCGTTTATTTACCGGTTCTATCAAATTCATAATTGCCAATAGTATGAATAAGTTTATTAAATATATATTAATCTTTTTATTATTCCCATTTACATTATTTGGCCAAACTCAAGATAGTACTGCTATTTTAAATAAAGAAGATAATTTGGCGGATTTATTTAAGCGGGTGACAATATACAGGTCAGAAAAAGAGATATTGGATGCAATAGACAAAATTCCTCCATTCGGAATATATAAAGATAATTTCTTTATTACCGGTATCCCTTTAAACCAAAAAATTACGAATAATACGGCTGATGCGATGTTTCAGATTAGTATAAGACACCGTTTGACTAAAAGTATATTACCATTCGGAACCTTTGCTTATCTTACTTATACCCAGAAATCATTCTGGAATATTTATGCAGAATCCAGTCCTTTCCGTGATACGAATTATAATCCAGGGGTTGGGCTCGCCAAGGTTATACTGCACAAAAACAGATTATTAGGTGTTGCATTTATACAAATTAAGCATGAGTCCAACGGAAGGGAAAAAGAAGAGTCCCGCAGTTGGAATTATCTGAGTCTTGCCGCCAAATATTATATTAATCCCCAGTTCAATATATCGGGAGAGTTTTGGCTTCCGTATGTTGATGGTGATAACAATAAAGATTTATTGGATTATAAAGGGCTGGGGCAAATAAATGTCAGTTTAACAGATGCCAGGCAAAAATGGTGGCTTGAGATGCAATTGAATCAACGCAAAGGGTTTGGGAATATAAACACAATAGCCAGTATAGCTTTTAAGGTTTCCAAGAGTTCCAACCAATATCTGTTCCTCCGTTTTCAGGACGGTTATGGAGATAGCCTTCTGGATTATAATAAATATTCAATGAACGTACGTATCGGTATGTGTATAAAACCCGATTTTTACAGTATATACTAATCGGATATAAACGATATATCAAGCTTATAGTAATTCATTTACCGACCCGATGACAGGCGAA
Protein-coding sequences here:
- a CDS encoding phospholipase A, with amino-acid sequence MNKFIKYILIFLLFPFTLFGQTQDSTAILNKEDNLADLFKRVTIYRSEKEILDAIDKIPPFGIYKDNFFITGIPLNQKITNNTADAMFQISIRHRLTKSILPFGTFAYLTYTQKSFWNIYAESSPFRDTNYNPGVGLAKVILHKNRLLGVAFIQIKHESNGREKEESRSWNYLSLAAKYYINPQFNISGEFWLPYVDGDNNKDLLDYKGLGQINVSLTDARQKWWLEMQLNQRKGFGNINTIASIAFKVSKSSNQYLFLRFQDGYGDSLLDYNKYSMNVRIGMCIKPDFYSIY
- a CDS encoding efflux transporter outer membrane subunit; the protein is MKNKYIKGIVLLGLTASMGLTSCQVTNRYKSPEVNTDSLFRDRPSTDTVTIADMTWCEYFKDPVLQELIEEGLQNNFDLQIAVTRIQQAEANLGMAKAAYFPDVSLVGQAEHSRSSNGVDGKDVLGYHSTTYTLGVSTSWELDVWGKLNRQSKAKYAQFLNSHAYHNLIKTSLVANIATSYYSLLALDEQLKITKETVILLEESTTTMQALMEAGMLNGASVEQSKSLLYSTRVTIPDLESQIRQMENSISTLLGRKPGHVVRATISDQMIVSRLAYGVPAQLLAKRPDVQQAELGFRSAFELTHAARAAFYPSITLTSGMIGYGANSLSNFFKPENIFASIIGGLTQPIFAKKQLTGNLKIAKAQQQEALLTFEKTVLSAGEEVSNILYNYESSISKNEIRESQISSLNKAVDFTQELLKAGEANYTEVLTAEQNLLQAQLGQVSDKLEQLQCSVDLYKALGGGIQ